Part of the Nicotiana sylvestris chromosome 5, ASM39365v2, whole genome shotgun sequence genome is shown below.
TGAGCACTAACATGAGAAAATGGGGATTGGGACATGACCACTAACATGAGGAAGTGGGGAAGTCACTAATATGAGAAAGTGGAAAAGTCACTAATATGAGGAAGTGGGAAAATCACTAACATGAGGAAGTGGAAAAATGAGAGTTAGGAGGAGAAATCGTGGGGCGGTTGAGGAGATCATGGGTAAAAGGGATATTATTTTGTATCTTTCTTAATTTACTGATTCTTGTTCGTCCgttagtttattatttattttattttaactttTCTTGCCACCCCTTTTTTTCTAAAGTAAAACATATTAAAAgtaagataattttttttaaaaatattaagatTAGACCTAAAAGAAATATTTACACTAAACTAGTATAAAATTTGAGTGCGGTAAAAAATTAGGAGTTCACAACGACAAAACGGGCAAAGGCTTATAACatggttatcaaatgagaaaggctagaggctcaaaggggttgatTAGGGATAACGACATTGGTTGGCAATAGAAAACTCAAACGGAcaaaggagagcctacaatcacttctcaaaccaagcaaaacttaggatttcgccttgaaacacattcggggcaagttctagacccttCGCACAAATACTTGGACTAGCAACAATTCATCTCAGCCCTCATGCAACTAGTTTGtaaaagaggatagagtcgagggcccacaatgaCCATATTCAATTTTAAAGATCATTATGGTCCAATTAAACCACTAGATAGTTGCCAAAGTCAACTCAAACAAattcactaactagagctatttctttcaaaaaccttgtctctaaccataagcatatagttaagtgtgttggtaccaATTGAAGCATGGTCGACTCTTCGAGCATGACTTGATTAGGTCTTTTTATTCATCACTACTACTATTATTATCTAAATACAAAAACGGACTcattcccttaagaaggttgttacGTCATCCATTGTTGGGacgagtcacccggttcacacaacaactacctttggaaagaaccgcggcattaagaaaaccaaaggcttatcaTCTATacataaaaagaagctacttAACATAACAAAAACTAATATGTAAAAGATAAAGAAGCTAATAAGCAAAAACAAAGATAAAGAAGCTAATGAGCAAAACTACTAAAGATAGAATGAATATACATAGTACGAGAGAGAGAATATAGataaatgaaaataagaaaaagaaaaagtatcATCAAGTTATTACAGGCCAAATGTATGAAAGTGTACCAAATGtgtcaaataaactccacccccaaataaaagtaagcattgtccccaatgcttagcAAAATAAGAGTAAAGGAGGAGAGGgtgaagaaaactccctacgGATCCTTAGACATCTCAGTGTCCCCAGCAATGTCATCGCCCTCAGGATCAACCAACTAAATCTCATCATCGTCCAGTCTAGGTGTGGCTGGGTTGGCAAACATCTCACGCACTGCATCAACAGTGTTGGCAGCAAGGCCTGGCTCGTTAGACTAGCTAGCTGGTGCCAACGGTGCAGATGGTACTGAAGGATCTGGGGCGGAATGGTGTGGGTCAAGCAGCATATCAAATGGGAGATCTCCAACCATAGCAATCCTGGTCACCTCCCTCCGGAGCTTGTCTACTGATTTCTTGCTCACATGGGACTTATTTATcttcttcacttcctttcccAGCTCTTCGATCAGCGACCCATGTTTTACCAAGGTGTCCATGATAATCTTCTGATTCTCCAGAATCTTCTTCAATGTCTCCTCAATGTCAGAAGGAACCTGTGATGTCTGTGAGGTGGACTGCACTGCAATAGTACTGGACAAGTCAGACAACTTTTGAGACTTGCTAATGTTTGAGAGACTCACAGCGAAGATAGTGGGGCAGTGGGCATGGACTTTTGAGTAACACTAAGGTAGTGGTAGTAACTGTGGATAATAGCGGCGTCACTCGAGGAAGGCTCAGCCGAAGTGGATGGAACATCAACTGTCTTAGGAGCTACCACTGCTGGCTCATCAGACTAGCATGTGGTGGTAGGAGGCTGAACTTTCTTCTTCGGGTTTCTCGTATCCATCAGTGAGTACCAATCAAAAGGCTTTTTCGGCTTCACCTTTGTGTCATAATCCCTCGGCTCTACCTTTGCATAGGTGAGATATTCTATAATAGTGTTGGGATACGGGGAAGACGAGCCATCCTATAGGGCGATCACTGAGATGTTGGCTGACATCACAGCACCCACATTAATTGGGTACCCAACCATAATAGAAGCCACAAGAACTGCTCGAGGAATGGGAAGGCGAGTTTCATTCTAGCACAGATCCAACCTACTGCACACAAATGTCTGCCACCACTTTGGATAAAAACTCAAGGTGTTTTGCTGAATAGGAACCCTGGCAGCAACCATGGTGGTGGTAGCCCTGGTGGTGCTAGAATCTTAGCTAACTAAGGTCGGACTTCATCCCCCAGTGCGCATTTCTCTAGATACTCCTTCGGCTCAACAtccacgaagcccaagtatgtgTTGAGTGTATGCTGATCAAACCTCACCTTGAGGTTACATACTTTGGTCACCTTCATCCCTTTTTTTATATGAGCCACATTGGCATAGAATTCACAGACAAGGTATTCTTTGGCATCCACTATACTCTGGATGAACCACATACACCCCTTGCGTGCCCTGAACGGTCTTAATATAGCTAGGTTGTACCTCTCCAAATCCTTCAATAGAAACTATCGCTCAAGAGTTAGAGACCTTACTGTCCACCACATACAAAAGTTCGTGAAGGCGGCCAGGTTGACCAAACGGTCCTCCCAAACCTCTTTTTTGTTTGATCTTTCAAGGTCGGCAGCTATAACATCTCCCCCTCTACCATCATCGAGGATATCATGAACTGGTGCAGAAACGTGTGCCTTAGGAAATGGTGTAGCCGATGGCTCAGAAGCCTGACTAGTACTCTCCGATCCCTAGAAAGTCTTGTGACATGAAAACAGTTCGTCCCTGAGTTGGTATCTCCCCTGCGGCCTCGACTGTATGGCTGGCTTCTCCTAAACAGAGGTTGAGTTGCCCTCTGACACTTCTTAAGATGGGACATATAAGCTGGTCTCGGAGAGGTTTTCACCTCTCCCTCTGCCAGTTGTTGCTTTCTTTCTTATTGTCTTTTGCTGGCCAAGGGGCAAGGTACTTTTGCCTTGGCCCCGAGAAGATTCACCTCTCCCTTTCGAGGTGTTGCCTCATCCTCTAGATCGAACCATTGTCTGTATTAAGCAAAGGCGATTGTTAGTTGCAATTCGATATTCAAACACATATAGGAGACATGTGAGTAAAGGAGAAACTATAAAACACAGTAGGAGATAGATTTGCATCATGCTTGCAGGGGAAGATGGGGACTTGCGAACAACACATTTTTATTGTGCGGCCGTAGAAGTGAAGTGCGGTACGCACGATTTGACTTGCGGCCGCACCTCTAAATCCCAAAAATGCCAACTCTCTGATGACATTGAATTGGCTAATGTGCAGTCGCAAAAGGATTTTCGCGGTCCACACAATTAAACTTGCGGCCGTACATTGGAGTCTCAAAGTAAGGACTCTCTTATGACAGTCAATGTGTTGTTCCACAGCCGTGATGGGAattttgcggtccgcacatttTAACTTGCGGACGCAGATTCTTTCCTCACTAAGTTGCCCAAATTCATCATCTGCGGATTGCACAAATTCAAGTGTGGCCGCAGATTTCAAAAATTACGTACAAATCAAAAATTCCTACTTAGGTTTTTCAATTTCGTGCACAATTAGACATGGCAACATGGTAGAAACATGAAATTATACTAACCTAATCCCCATAGAATATGTATTAAGCtaacctagttgagattttatcCCATATGGATATACAATTGAACACTAGTGACAAATAGCCttaaaaactaaaacaaaaagTAACGTAAAGTTGAAGCATACCAGACAAAGTGAGTGTAATAACTGAACGATCAAAGTGGCTGTGTGTGTGGACAGATGGAATTTCCAAGAAAATTCAATAGAGAACAATTTTAAGTTGAGAGAGTGAAATATGTAAATTTTGCCCTGATCCTCTATTTATACTAATGGTTTGCTAAGGGGAAGAAGGACGAGTGTGGCCGTACATTTTCATGTGCGGTTCGCACTCTGTTACTTGGGGACCTCATCTCAGCTTTTCTTTTGCGGTCCACACATTTTCATGTGCAACTATAGATTCACGTGCGGTCGCAGATCGACCTCCACACTGACAAGCTTAAGCTTCAGAGAGTTGGTAGTTTTGACATCTTAATTTTGCGGTCCACAAGATAAATGTGCGACCACAATTCTTCTTCTGCTATAGCACCAacaattgtgcggtccgcacaattaaAATGCATTTTCGTCCACAATTCCTGTAAGTCACACTCACCCTTGTAGCACACTTCAAATCTAGTTAGAACAACAATAACACCAaactacaaaagaaaaaggaaaagaaacatgggttgtctcccaagaagcgcccgatttaacgtcgcgacacgacgcaaAATACATTCAAGTGAAATGAATGACCGCCACGACATGGCTATATCCAACTTTTCCCAAGTAGCGCTTCACCCGGTGACCATAGACTTAgaataatttattatttttgttcttcaagtctaaTGCACCAAAAGGTGTCACACCCACAATCTCAAAAGGACAACTCCatttggattttagcttcccGGAAAACATCCTTAACCTTGAGTTAAATAACAATACAAGATCGCCCACCTTGaactctttgttccaaatgtatttgtcatgaagatatttcatcttttctttgtacaaggatgaacttgCATAAGCATGGTACCGAAACTCATCCAATTCATTCAAGTGTGTAACCCTCAAATTAGCGGCTATATCccaatcaagattcaacttctttagagcccacatggccttgtgctctagttCCACtaaagatgacaagctttccagAACACTAACCGGTATGGCGACATTCCGATAGGTGTTTCGTAAGCCGTCTGATaagcccataatgcatcatcaaGCTTCTTGGACCAATCCGTTCGATTAGCATTCACCATTTTGGACAAAATACTTTTTATCTGCCGGctggagacttccacttgcccACTAGCTTGTGGGTGATAGGGAGTCATGactttgtgagtgacaccatacttgttAAGTAAAGTGTCAAAAGCATTGTTGCAATAATGTGACGCCCCATCACTTATAATTGCAcgcggagtaccaaaccttgtgaaaatattcttcttcaaaaacgccaccacacttctcacctcattgttgggtaaagcaacGGCCTTAACCCAATTGGACACATAATCCGCCgcgaccaagatgtaggtgtttccacaagaactcacaaaagggTCCATATCGATGCCCCACACAttaaaaatatcaatctccaaaatggttgtgagaggcatttcatatattctttgagattccaccggcccgttgacattcatcacatcttttcacttGCATCTTGGTAAAGAGTAGTCCAATAGAACccgcaactaagcactttggTCGCCGTTCTTGCTCCACCATAATGATCACTATATGgtgaagaatgacaagccccaagaatttcGCCTTGCTCTTCTTCCAATACACATTTTCTAATCACCCCATTCGTACAAATCCGGAAAATgtatggttcatcccaataataatcttgacaatcccgtttgagcttcttccttgaAGAGAACTCATCTGGAATGATTCCATACAAAGAAAATTTGATAGATCCGCGAACCATGGCACCTCTTTCATTGAAATTTCCAAGAGTTTCTCATTggggaaggagtcattgatttcaaggccatcatgcggcCTCCCCTCTTCCTCCAAACAAGACAAGTGGTCCCCCACTTGGTTTTCACAACGTTTCCTATCTTGGATGTCAATATCAAATTCTTTCAACAAGAGCATTAATCTCATCAACCgagctttgaagtcctttttTCTCATAAGATAACTAAGTGCCGCATGATCCGTGTAGACAATGacttttgcacccatcaagtacgggcAGGTCTTCTCATTTACAAACACAATAGCAAGGAGCTCTTTCTCTGTAACGGTATAGTTGAGTTgggcactattcatggtcttactagcatagtagaccggatgAAATTTTTTGTTGATGCATTaccccaaaacagccccaaccacTACATCACTTGtatcacacatgagttcaaaagggacactccaatttggagcggtgATGATGGGATTAGTTGTCAACTTGagcttcaataattcaaaagcttTAATGCAATCATTATTGAAGTTAAACTTAACATCTTTCTTAAGAAGCTTGCATAGCGAGTTCACTACCttagagaaatccttgatgaaacacCGGTAAAAAcccacgtggcctaagaaactcCGCACACCCTTCACCAAGGTTGGAGGTATAAGTTtagaaataacctcaatctttgctttgtcaacttcaattacGTTCTTTGAGATTTTGTGGCCAAGGACAATGTcttcctcgaccatgaaatgtcatttttcccaattaagcaccaaatttgtttcttcacatctagCCAACACTTTATCCAAATTTGtaagacaatcatcaaaagaatatccaaccaccgagaagtcatccatgaaaacttcAAGGTAGTCCTCTACCATGTCTATAAAAACAGTCATCATATACCTTTGAAAAGTCACTggtgcattgcacaaaccaaatgaCATCTGTTTGAACGCGAAGGTAcatagggacatgtaaaggttgttttctcttgatcttccggagcaataaGAATTTAGTTGTAGCCTGAATACCCATCAAGAAAGTAATAGAAAGCACGACCGGCCAATCTATCGAGCATTTGATCTAAGAAAGGAAGTGGAAAGtgatccttccttgtgactttgcTAAGATTGCGATAGTCCATACACATCCTCCAACCGGTCattgttcttgtaggaatcaactcattcttgtaATTGGTGACCACCGTCATGTCCCCCTTATTTGGGACACATTCAACCGGAAAAGTCCACGAACTATCGGAGATGGGGtagacaaccccgacatccaaccacttgatattCTCCTTCTTGACAACTTTTTACAtagcctcattgagtctcctttgatgttcaatagatggtttggcGCCATCTTCCAACTTGATCTTATGcttgcaaaaggcggggcttatcccccgaatatccgcTAATGTCCACCCAATAACCTTCTTCCTCTTCTGTAGCACCGCCAATATAAAATCTACATGCACGTTAGTTAAACAAGAGGAAATAATAATTGGTAAAGTAGAAtaaggaccaagaaattcataccgaagatgtggagacaatggcttcaactccaaggtAGGAGGCTCTTCAATATAAGGCTTTGTAGGAGGAGttgtcctattttcaagatccaaggacaatttCTAGGGTGCATAATTGTACGAtcccattccttgcaaagagttcacacattccaTTAAGCCATCCATTTcgtcatcatcaaagttgagcaagaCGACCTCCAACATATCACCAACATTAATTGTAGCACTTGtttcatcaacaataacatcgGTCACCAAGTCCATAAAAGAACACACCTCAGTGCTATTTGGTTGCTGCATGGACTTACACACATGGaataccactttttcatcaccaacccgAAATGTAAGTTCTCTGGCTTCAACATCACAaagagccttccccgtagcaaggaaaggtctcccaagaaAAATCGGCACTTcataatcaacctcacaatctAGGATGACAAAATCTGCCagaagaatgaatttatcaacacgaaccaaGGCATCTTCAATTACACCCAAAGGCCTCTTCATAGTACGATTgcccatttgcaatctcataaaggtgggtcttggtttcccaattcccaaagtcttaaaaaccaaatagggcatcaaattgatacttgccccaatAATCGTGAAAGCACTGGGATCCTCCAACTTAGGAGCCATTGAATGCACAATTTCACTCACTTGATAAGTGACTTTGATGATTTCAAAATTCATTGACCGCTTCTTTGTTACAATATCCTTCATAAACTTTGCATAACCGGGCATTTATTCCAAAActtcaactaatggcacattgGTTGAGAGACTATTCATCATTTGAATGAACTTCTTGAATTGATTCTCACCATTTTGCTTGGCAAGTCTTTGAGGATATGGAGGTGGAGGATTAGCCAATGGCGCCTCAGCCTTTTACATTACCAGCTCCAGTATGTCAAtaatgtgttccctagatgggttcacctcttcttgagtctcttccacactatcatcaatatcaatccgaaCTTCATCATTAGGTTGTAACACATTGTTCGGGAGCTCCTCTTCTTGCATCACTTGATCATCATCAACAAGTTGCCTTTGACTTGAGGTGGGTGCATTCCCaccttttccacttcttgtgGTAACAACCATGGCATGCCTCGTATTTTttccaccctttgggtttactaccgcgtcacttggtagtgcccccttaggatgGGAATTTAGTGCTTGAGAGATTTGCCCCATTTGAACTTCTAGGTTGCGGATTGATGTGTTGTGTGAGGTAAGTTGGGCATCCGAATCGGCATTCTTTTCCATCATTTTCTTGAACATATTTCTAATATGCTTTGAAGAACTTGGaccatgggaaggataaggaGGTAAGTTGCTCGATTGCtgatacatcgggggcctttCAAAACCTGATCCCCGATTTCCTTGATTATTGTTCCATCCGCCTTGATTTTTAACCCCcctcaatttccttgattgttgttgttatgtCAATTCCCTTGATTGTGTTTTTCACTCTAACTGCCTTGATTGTTAgaattccaattgccttgattgttttgaggtCACCATTATTGTTGGTTTGGGCCTTGGAAATTATTTCTTTGCCCtcattgttcacatattgcacctaATCTTCTTGTTCATTAtaggaatcatctttctcaaagcTACCATCTTCTTGCACATAGTTCTCCACTCGATTTTGCACTTGGAAACCCTTGGTCCTCCTCTTGTTCACCATTATGTTCACTTCCTCCATGGCATTGACTTGCTTGGGATTTTACAATTGATTTAGTTGGGCCTTTGCTAGTTGAGTCATGGTGGTTGTCAATTTGGCAATGGCTTGCTCGTGGTCTTGAAATTCTTTGTGAATGTGGATCATATTCGGATCACCTTGGAGAGCATTGGCCCGGGATATCTAAGTTGATGATGTTTCTGCCATCTCATCCAAAATCTCACACGTCTCTGCATAAGGCGTAGTCATGAAGTTTCCACCGGCAAGTTGATTTACTACACAATGGTTGGTTGTATTAATCCCGTGATAGACGGTTTGTTGAATCATGTTTTCCGTCATATCGTTCTGGGACATTCCTTGACTATTGTTCTATAGCGTTCCCATATCTCGTGTAGTGGTTCATTCGGTTCTTGCTTGAATGCCAAAATCTCATCTCGAAGTGTAGCCATGTGTCCTAGAGAGAAGAACATAGAGATGAACTTTtttgccaactcatcccaagtgtgaATTGAATGGTTCGACAATCGTTCCAACCAATCTAAAGCTTTCCCCCGTAGAGAGAAGTGAAAAAGCCTTAGgctcaatgcatcctcggagaCATTCGATTGTTTtctcccccaacaagtatccacaaaccccttcaaaTATTTGTACCCATTTTGAGTTGGAGCACCGGTGAAGAAACCCCGTTGATCAAGCAAAgtgagcatcacattggtaatttggaAGTTGCCCGTCCTAATAAAAGGAGGGACTATTGCACTAGAATATCTTTTATTGGGTAATATCTGGCGTGGAGCCGCTCGTGGTGGAGGTAGGGGTGGAACGGGAACATTGTCATGAGGTATCCGACCTTTACGATTGGCTTGTAGCTCATGAGGTACATCCTCTACTTGCTCATCCTCTGCATCTAAATCCCAGCTAATTTTTGAGCTCATTGTTCACATGGTTGTACCTATGATTTCTCACACAAGTTAGTAACacggaaggaaaagaagatattccaaaaataaacccaaatatatagctaacaccATTTTAACTCCCCGGCAATGGCGCAAAAAATTAATGACGTCCACAATAACCTCGATAAGAGATATGATACGGTCGTATGCAATATAaattacccaactatgagtcggggtcgaatccacagggagttatAAGGGGTGTTAGGAGTATACACTTGATGAGAGTGAATGGACTGACTAAATTTGCACTTCCACATCAAagttttgatttctacttctacAATTACTCTAATAATTGCAAGCTAAGGAAAATAACTAGAAAGGAACGATTGTTTTTGGTGTTTTTCCAAATAATTTAAAAGCCTCGAGATGTGACCATAACCTAGGTGTTCGCCCAATGGGATAAAGACGTTAATACTTATTTTATTGATTGTGGTGTATTATAACTCTCAACTCTACATTACCTACTTAATATCTCTCAGTcaaagagtgattttgcccaatttggctttctcaagttcaAATGGTATCAAACAAAATAGTTGATATGAACTCAAGTCAGATTCTTACTATCTCTAGtttgaaccctttaattaggctaaTCGAACTCTTAATTAGCCctattccttgttagccaagttatcTAGACTATGTcactctttctcaagtagagactaagtcaaaaatgcatgaatcaatgtttgcaaccattaattctaaaattgaaGCATGAACTAAGATACATAATCaacacccaatcataaacaagTATTAAATTAAATACTCATAaagtttacacactagggttgagtcacgacctagtaaaaatctagctactcatagtagGTATTGAAGGAAATAAAGATGAAAAGCTAATTAAACTTATAATCAaatataaaaatgataaaatataaTGTTTAAACACTAAAATAATCACAAACTTCTTAAAATGGCAAAAGGTAACGGCTACATCAGCTTTGAACTTCCAAACTTGATCTAACATTGtgaaactcgtctatttatactGGGCCAAAATTcgctgacaaaaatgcccctcgggaggTTCTGCGGCTGCAGGatttcatgtgcggtccgcaaattTCTTCAGTGGGCAGGAGATGAGATTCTGCAGTCGCATATTTCTGGATTGCGGCTGCAAAGTATCTTCTGCGGCCCCACaattcttgtgcggtccgcaccttAGCAAGGCTTTAGGACTTGGTCTTCTGCACACTCTCTAAACTTGGAATTATTTGTCAATGCAAACCCtgttttgcggccgcacaaatcatatgcggtccg
Proteins encoded:
- the LOC138869190 gene encoding uncharacterized protein — its product is MPGYAKFMKDIVTKKRSMNFEIIKVTYQVSEIVHSMAPKLEDPSAFTIIGASINLMPYLVFKTLGIGKPRPTFMRLQMGNRTMKRPLGVIEDALVRVDKFILLADFVILDCEVDYEVPIFLGRPFLATGKALCDVEARELTFRVGDEKVVFHVCKSMQQPNSTEVCSFMDLVTDVIVDETSATINVGDMLEVVLLNFDDDEMDGLMECVNSLQGMGSTTPPTKPYIEEPPTLELKPLSPHLRYEFLGPYSTLPIIISSCLTNVHVDFILAVLQKRKKVIGWTLADIRGISPAFCKHKIKLEDGAKPSIEHQRRLNEAM